The Halorubrum sp. BV1 sequence TTCGCGCGCGTCCAACGTGGACCGGTCCCGTGGGGTTCGCGCTCGTGTGCTCGACGACGACGGAGGTGTCTCGGTCGGAGAGCGCGCCGTAGTCGGCGTCGGTCGCGGCCGCGTCGAGGGTGTCCGCGAGGTACTGGTCGTTCGCGTGGAAGTTCACGTACGGCCCCGCGGTGTCGACGCTCGCGAGGTAGGTGGCGTCGTCGACGGCGACCGCCTCGGCGACCCGCGTCGCGACGTTCGGCGGAGCGTCGCCGACCTCGCCCGCGAGCCGGAAGGCGACGCTTGAGGCGAGCGTCGCGTCCATGTCGTCGGGCGGCCGTTCGATGCCGAGGTCGTCGGTCGGGAGGTCCAAGGCGGCGAGCGCGTCCGCGAGCGCGGCCTCGACCTCCGACCGGAACTGCCTGAACATACCGTCCGTTCGACCGGCGGGTTAAAAGGGCCTTCCGAAGCGGCTCGGCCGCGAACGCGGCACTCCGCGGAGACGTACGGCGCACGGTGGGAGAGGCGGGCTCCGTCGTCCTTCCGTTAGGCCTTTGCGCGGCGGTCCCGTTCGTATACTAGATGGAGTACCTGCAGCGCCGGGTCGCGCTCGTCGAAGAGCGGCTCGAAGCCGTGATCGGCGAGGTGGAGCCGGACGAGCTGTCCGCTGAGGTCGGTCACGTCGTCCTCGCCGGCGGCAAGCGAGTCAGGCCCGCGGTGACGATCCTCGCGTGTGAGGCGTTCGACGGCGACCCCGACGACGCCGTCGACTTCGCCGCCGGGATCGAGTTCGTCCACAACGCGTCGCTCGTGATCGACGACATCATCGACCGCTCCGAGGTCAGGCGGGGCACCCCCTCCGCGTGGGCGGAGTTCGGCTACGGTCCGGCGATCGTCGCCAGCGACGGGCTGTTAGGCGAGGCGTTCGCGCTTTTTTCCGGCGAGCCGCGCGCGATGCGGACCGTCGCCGAAGCGATGGTCGAACTCGGCGAGGGCGAGGCGACGGAACTCGCCGCCCGTCCGACCAACGAGGAGGAGTACATGGAGCTGGCCCGCCGGAAGACCGGCGCGCTGTTCCGGGCCGCCGCCGAGCTCGGTGCGGTCGCGGGCGACGCCGACCCCGACGCGATCGATTCGTTCGGCGAGTACGCAGAGCGCGTCGGCGTCGCCTTCCAGATGCGCGACGACGTGTTAGACGCCACCGCCGACGCCGACGCGCTCGGC is a genomic window containing:
- a CDS encoding polyprenyl synthetase family protein; amino-acid sequence: MEYLQRRVALVEERLEAVIGEVEPDELSAEVGHVVLAGGKRVRPAVTILACEAFDGDPDDAVDFAAGIEFVHNASLVIDDIIDRSEVRRGTPSAWAEFGYGPAIVASDGLLGEAFALFSGEPRAMRTVAEAMVELGEGEATELAARPTNEEEYMELARRKTGALFRAAAELGAVAGDADPDAIDSFGEYAERVGVAFQMRDDVLDATADADALGKPTGQDAEMDRPSVVQVTSLTPDEIDERAREQSELALAALDRADPPETEAIEYLRDLAEFVVVRER